The following are encoded together in the Equus quagga isolate Etosha38 chromosome 15, UCLA_HA_Equagga_1.0, whole genome shotgun sequence genome:
- the LOC124227465 gene encoding mitotic-spindle organizing protein 2B-like produces the protein MEAPGAGPGPGASPGLEAALQKLALRRKKVLSAEEMELYELAQAAGGAMDPDVFKILLDLLKLNLAPLAVFQMLKSTCAGQRLPSESQAAAAVSLPTSSASETREASSLSAKNCSPPARPSFSWVPPPAASAVLLHGPAAPHSPLSPGPPGSLRFSCCPFSPFTGCVYWFISGGCALVSMETAVAPRKPEQLRAARAGPCGPSLPST, from the exons ATGGAGGCTCCGGGCGCCGGACCGGGGCCGGGGGCGTCACCGGGGCTGGAGGCGGCCCTGCAGAAGCTCGCGCTGCGGCGGAAGAAGGTGCTGAGCGCCGAGGAGATGGAGCTGTACGAGTTGGCCCAGGCGGCGGGCGGCGCCATGGACCCCGATGTGTTCAA AATCCTGCTGGACCTGCTGAAGCTGAACCTGGCGCCCCTCGCTGTCTTCCAGATGCTCAAGTCCACGTGCGCCGGGCAGAGGCTGCCCAGCGAGTCCCAGGCCGCCGCGGCCGTGTCACTGCCCACATCAAGTGCGTCTGAGACGAGAG aggcctcctctctctctgccaagaACTGTAGCCCCCCTGCAAGGCCCTCCTTTTCCTGGGTCCCACCACCTGCGGCCTCTGCGGTTCTGCTCCACGGCCCCGCTGCCCCGCACTCGCCTCTCTCTCCCGGGCCCCCCGGGTCCCTCCGGTTCTCTTGCTGCCCGTTCTCTCCTTTTACAGGTTGTGTTTATTGGTTTATCTCTGGGGGTTGTGCTCTTGTTTCCATGGAAACTGCCGTGGCCCCCAGAAAGCCTGAGCAGCTTCGAGCTGCAAGGGCAGGACCCTGCGGGCCATCCCTGCCATCAACTTAG
- the LOC124227141 gene encoding tubulin alpha-3 chain-like, giving the protein MPSDKTIGGGDDSFNTFFSETGAGKHVPRAVFVDLEPTVVDEVRTGTYRQLFHPEQLITGKEDAANNYARGHYTIGKEIVDLVLDRIRKLADLCTGLQGFLIFHSFGGGTGSGFASLLMERLSVDYGKKSKLEFAIYPAPQVSTAVVEPYNSILTTHTTLEHSDCAFMVDNEAIYDICRRNLDIERPTYTNLNRLIGQIVSSITASLRFDGALNVDLTEFQTNLVPYLRIHYPLATCTLVISAEKAYHEQLSMAEITNACFEPANQMVKCDPRHGKYMACCMLYRGDVVPKDVNAAITTIKIKRTIQFVDWCPTGFKVGINYQPPTVVPGGDLAKVQRAVCMLTSTTALPDQAHRKGRNE; this is encoded by the exons ATGCCAAGTGACAAAACGATCGGCGGTGGGGATGACTCGTTCAACACATTCTTCAGTGAGACTGGGGCTGGCAAGCATGTGCCCAGAGCTGTGTTTGTGGACCTGGAGCCCACCGTGGTCG ATGAAGTGCGCACAGGGACCTACAGGCAGCTCTTCCACCCGGAGCAGCTGATCACCGGGAAGGAAGACGCGGCCAATAATTACGCCAGGGGCCATTACACCATCGGCAAGGAGATCGTCGACCTGGTCCTGGACCGGATCCGCAAACTG gCGGATCTGTGCACGGGGCTGCAGGGCTTCCTCATCTTCCACAGCTTCGGGGGCGGCACCGGCTCTGGGTTTGCGTCTCTGCTCATGGAGCGGCTCTCCGTGGACTATGGCAAGAAGTCCAAGCTCGAATTTGCCATTTACCCAGCCCCCCAGGTTTCCACGGCCGTGGTGGAGCCCTACAACTCCATCCTGACCACTCACACGACCCTGGAACATTCTGATTGTGCCTTCATGGTGGACAACGAAGCCATCTACGACATATGTCGGCGCAACCTGGATATTGAGCGGCCCACATACACCAACCTCAATCGTCTGATCGGACAGATCGTGTCCTCCATCACGGCCTCGCTGCGGTTCGATGGGGCCCTGAATGTGGACTTGACGGAATTCCAGACCAACCTGGTCCCCTACCTCCGCATCCACTACCCCCTGGCCACCTGCACCCTGGTCATCTCAGCCGAGAAGGCCTACCATGAGCAGCTGTCCATGGCCGAGATCACCAATGCCTGCTTCGAGCCGGCCAACCAGATGGTCAAGTGTGACCCTCGCCATGGCAAGTACATGGCCTGCTGCATGTTGTACAGGGGCGACGTGGTCCCGAAAGACGTCAACGcggccatcaccaccatcaagatTAAGCGCACCATCCAGTTTGTGGATTGGTGCCCGACTGGATTTAAG GTGGGCATCAACTACCAGCCCCCCACGGTTGTCCCCGGGGGAGACCTGGCCAAGGTGCAGCGGGCAGTGTGCATGCTGA CCAGTACTACTGCCCTCCCTGACCAGGCACACA gaaaaggcagaaatgaatGA